In Struthio camelus isolate bStrCam1 chromosome 4, bStrCam1.hap1, whole genome shotgun sequence, a genomic segment contains:
- the FAM47E gene encoding protein FAM47E, translating into MSVAPRYKGKLSSRCFPGHSTKHRFSDSLNSQRWRFLKSGLDDFRNGFPPPCDNIIIRSTKGLSPIVLQSRSHLAHQKARKISAKPDCKLTSKQEAQKDFSEETDHNLSQHPQSFYSHLKDSIFPELLLEVMNTLEAEMHKSCRAVKSDHEEEVLPPPKIWRYPKDQHQTEAISGSSAHKESSRNNLHTQLLKTEVEKREKVPRPSYIPPVDINTKPAARESCVWDASRVRALYIENNKVQSKSQVNLLELTECLGDSFPRRAIKSPREPGRLHPPATNTHEPGQPKFVKIRYGAWYLDPKTWKKQKVGEPLMDPKETGDSVKNFTTPSVKKENPKYYGMHAFKEFLERKGYRKPGFLLQILGEEEAEATDDEPAR; encoded by the exons ATGAGCGTAGCCCCACG GTACAAGGGGAAATTGTCATCAAGATGTTTTCCAGGACACAGCACCAAACACAGGTTCTCAGATTCTCTAAACAGCCAGCGCTGGCGATTCTTAAAAAGTGGTCTGGATGATTTCAGAAATGGCTTCCCTCCTCCTTGTGATAACATCATCATCCGTAGTACAAAGGGGCTTTCCCCCATCGTGCTACAGAGTAGATCACACTTGGCCCATCAGAAGGCACGGAAGATATCTGCTAAACCCGACTGCAAGCTCACGTCAAAGCAGGAAGCCCAGAAGGATTTCAGTGAGGAGACAGACCACAACCTGAGCCAGCACCCTCAGTCATTTTACTCTCATTTGAAAGATAGCATCTTTCCAGAG CTCCTTCTAGAGGTGATGAATACCTTGGAAGCTGAGATGCACaagagctgcagggctgtgaagagTGATCATGAAGAGGAGGTCCTCCCTCCTCCGAAAATTTGGCGTTACCCCAAGGACCAACACCAAACAGAAGCAATCTCTGGGTCATCAGCACA CAAAGAGTCCAGCCGAAACAACCTGCATACACAACTTCTCAAAACAGAggtagagaaaagagaaaaggtgcCCAGACCGAGCTACATTCCTCCTGTGGATATAAACACAAAGCCGGCAGCCAGGGAATCCTGTGTCTGGGATGCATCTCGGGtaa GAGCTTTGTACATAGAGAACAACAAAGTGCAAAGCAAATCACAAGTCAATTTACTCG AGCTTACAGAGTGCCTGGGAGACTCATTTCCCAGGAGAGCTATAAAGAGTCCTCGTGAG CCTGGAAGATTACACCCGCCAGCTACAAACACACAC GAACCAGGCCAGCCCAAATTTGTTAAGATCAGATATGGAGCCTGGTACCTTGACCCTAAaacatggaaaaagcaaaaagtggGTGAACCTTTAATGGATCCAAAAGAAACGGGCGACAGCGTTAAAAATTTCACGACACCATCCGTTAAGAAG GAGAATCCCAAGTACTACGGGATGCATGCATTTAAGGAATTCCTGGAGAGGAAAGGCTACCGGAAACCAGGG tttcttcTGCAGATACTAGGTGAAGAGGAGGCTGAAGCAACAGATGATGAGCCTGCGAGATAA